A genomic stretch from Merismopedia glauca CCAP 1448/3 includes:
- a CDS encoding type I polyketide synthase, with product MNSWDTSDALEPIAIIGMAGRFPGAKNVQEFWQNLCNGVESVSFFTDEELIASGIEPELFNNPNYVKANAVLDDIEMLDAPFFGLTPREAQMMDPQHRLLLECAWNALEHAGYDSQAYEGKIGLYAGSSMSSYLYANLYSNPELLKQVDFDILQQQDPISLGNDRDYLTTRISYKLGLTGPSVSVNTACSTSLVAAHMGCQSLLNYQCDMALAGGVSVQVPQKAGYLYREGGINAPDGHCCAFDARAQGTLFCSGLGLVLLKRLEDALADGDRIYAVMKGSAINNDGKQKISYTAPSVDGQAGVIAEALAMADVPAATISYIEAHGTGTALGDPIEVAAMTQVFRLSTDKKQFCGIGSVKPNIGHLNRAAGVAGLIKLVSALDNKLVPPSINYEQPNPQIDFPNTPFYVNTKLQEWKTEGYPRRAGISSLGFGGTNAHAILEEAPAREPSSASRSHQLLLLSAKTDSALTKMTQNLAEYLKQNRDVNLADVAYTLQVGRRGFDKRRMLVCRDVEDAIAALESVNPQRVLTSQGAPKERNIAFMFSGQGSQYVNMGRELYESEPGFREPLDRCAEILKPLLGLDLRHIFYPSEAERDSASKQLTQTSLTQPALFVIEYALAQLWQSWGIKPQAMIGHSIGEYVAACLAGVFSLEDALALVAARGKMMQELPAGSMLAIPLTEAEIQPLLTPELSLALINGPNRCVISGISSAIEALEQQLAAKGVEGRRLHTSHAFHSAMMEPILDRFIELVKAVDLKAPQIPYISNVTGTWITPQEATDPNYWAKHLRQTVRFSDGLQHLLAEAEQVLLEVGPGRTLTTLALQHPSRKPQQTVLNSVRHPQDNYSDLGFLLTALGKLWLTGVQIDWSSFYQEEQRYRLALPTYPFDYQRYWVEKATPQGLGQIPSAATGQNLIFNYLLQADVEQLKQKLAMVEQMSEEEVKEKMKSLV from the coding sequence ATGAATAGTTGGGACACATCAGATGCTTTAGAACCAATCGCCATCATCGGTATGGCAGGTCGGTTTCCAGGTGCTAAAAATGTTCAAGAGTTTTGGCAAAATTTGTGCAATGGTGTCGAGTCGGTTTCTTTCTTTACGGATGAGGAGTTAATCGCTTCAGGTATAGAACCAGAGTTATTCAATAACCCGAACTATGTCAAAGCTAATGCCGTCTTGGATGACATAGAAATGTTAGATGCGCCATTCTTTGGATTGACTCCTAGAGAAGCGCAAATGATGGACCCCCAGCACCGTCTGTTACTAGAGTGCGCTTGGAATGCTTTAGAACACGCTGGATATGACTCACAAGCCTATGAAGGCAAGATCGGTTTATATGCAGGTAGCTCGATGAGTTCCTACTTGTATGCTAATTTGTACTCCAATCCTGAATTATTGAAGCAAGTAGATTTCGATATCCTACAGCAACAAGATCCTATTTCTTTGGGGAACGATCGCGATTACCTCACAACCCGCATCTCGTACAAACTAGGGTTAACTGGACCTAGTGTAAGTGTCAATACTGCCTGTTCTACCTCATTGGTAGCGGCGCATATGGGTTGTCAAAGTTTACTGAACTATCAGTGCGATATGGCTTTAGCTGGTGGAGTTTCGGTACAAGTACCCCAAAAAGCTGGTTATTTATACAGGGAAGGTGGGATTAACGCCCCTGACGGTCATTGCTGCGCGTTTGATGCTAGAGCGCAGGGAACCTTGTTTTGTAGCGGTTTGGGTTTGGTATTGTTGAAGCGCTTAGAAGATGCGCTAGCTGATGGCGATCGCATTTATGCGGTGATGAAAGGCTCGGCGATCAATAATGATGGCAAACAGAAAATCAGTTATACCGCCCCCAGTGTAGACGGTCAAGCTGGTGTTATTGCCGAAGCTTTGGCAATGGCTGATGTTCCGGCTGCAACCATATCTTATATTGAAGCACACGGTACAGGAACGGCTTTGGGCGATCCGATTGAAGTTGCAGCTATGACTCAGGTGTTTCGCTTGAGTACAGATAAAAAGCAATTTTGTGGAATTGGTTCGGTTAAGCCCAATATTGGTCACCTGAATCGGGCGGCTGGAGTAGCAGGATTGATTAAATTAGTCAGCGCTCTCGATAATAAGCTAGTTCCTCCCAGTATTAACTACGAACAGCCAAATCCTCAAATAGATTTTCCTAATACTCCTTTTTATGTCAATACTAAGTTGCAGGAATGGAAAACAGAGGGTTATCCCAGACGAGCAGGTATTAGCTCCTTGGGATTTGGCGGGACGAATGCTCATGCAATTTTGGAAGAGGCTCCTGCGAGAGAACCTTCGAGTGCATCGCGATCGCACCAACTACTCCTCCTCTCGGCTAAAACAGATTCAGCTTTGACCAAAATGACCCAAAATCTAGCTGAATATCTCAAACAAAATAGAGATGTGAATCTAGCTGATGTAGCCTATACCTTACAAGTCGGTCGTCGGGGATTCGATAAACGGCGGATGTTGGTGTGTAGAGATGTCGAAGATGCGATCGCTGCTTTAGAATCAGTCAATCCGCAACGAGTCTTGACTAGCCAGGGAGCGCCTAAAGAGAGAAATATCGCTTTTATGTTCTCTGGACAAGGTTCCCAATATGTGAATATGGGACGGGAACTATACGAATCAGAACCAGGTTTCCGCGAACCGCTAGATAGATGTGCAGAGATTCTCAAACCCCTATTAGGACTGGATCTGCGACATATTTTCTACCCAAGTGAAGCTGAAAGGGACTCAGCATCCAAGCAACTTACTCAAACCTCTCTGACTCAACCAGCCCTTTTTGTGATTGAATATGCTCTAGCGCAGCTATGGCAATCTTGGGGCATCAAGCCGCAAGCTATGATTGGTCATAGCATTGGGGAATATGTAGCTGCGTGTTTGGCTGGTGTTTTCTCTTTAGAAGATGCTTTGGCTTTAGTCGCAGCGCGGGGAAAAATGATGCAAGAACTCCCAGCAGGTTCCATGCTGGCGATTCCCCTGACAGAAGCAGAAATTCAACCTTTACTAACTCCAGAACTATCCTTAGCTCTGATTAACGGCCCAAATCGCTGTGTGATTTCGGGAATTAGTAGTGCTATTGAAGCTTTAGAGCAACAATTAGCTGCCAAAGGGGTAGAAGGTCGTCGTTTACACACCTCTCATGCGTTCCATTCAGCTATGATGGAACCGATTTTAGACAGGTTTATCGAGCTAGTTAAAGCAGTAGATCTCAAAGCACCACAAATTCCCTACATCTCTAACGTGACGGGGACGTGGATTACGCCACAGGAAGCTACAGATCCGAATTATTGGGCTAAACATTTACGCCAAACAGTCCGGTTTAGCGATGGTTTACAGCACTTATTGGCAGAAGCAGAGCAAGTTTTGTTGGAGGTGGGTCCTGGAAGAACTTTAACTACCCTAGCCTTGCAGCATCCATCTCGCAAGCCTCAACAAACGGTTTTAAATTCTGTGCGCCATCCTCAAGATAATTACTCAGATTTAGGCTTTTTACTCACTGCTTTAGGCAAGTTGTGGCTAACGGGAGTACAGATTGACTGGTCGAGTTTTTATCAGGAAGAACAGCGATATAGGCTGGCTTTGCCCACTTATCCTTTCGATTATCAACGCTATTGGGTAGAAAAAGCGACTCCTCAAGGTTTAGGTCAAATTCCCTCTGCCGCTACAGGTCAAAATCTGATTTTCAACTATTTATTACAGGCAGATGTTGAGCAATTAAAGCAAAAATTAGCAATGGTTGAACAAATGTCAGAGGAGGAAGTGAAGGAGAAAATGAAGAGTTTAGTTTGA
- a CDS encoding beta-ketoacyl reductase, whose protein sequence is MNNSYGDLANLFERLAQLSPEKLQLLELLIKQDRAKLENSLEAQFNGLNSVSQQIQSYKLNWCPLSVSDREPNWSEGSWLILADNQGIGKGLAEKLKSKGDRCVLVFPGSTYERLSENTFTVDPAQPQHFQRLLSENSVAYRGAIHLWNLGETALGDMSLETLSQSQIKGCASVLHLVQALVGSSSSQLPRLWLVTRGAVSVGEKAEPVQFPSAPVWGLGRTIALEHPELQCTCLDLGADGQEIEFLWQQLSLSSRESQIAQRHGKAYGARLGLYDAEKPQNKLSVAENSSYLITGGLGGLGIKLAQWLVQQGARNLVLVGRSSASTSAQSAIAQLEAKGVKVIVLQADISNLDQTNTVLDQIKASLPPLRGIIHAAGVLDDGILTQLDWKRFERVMSVKMGGAWNLHKLTQGLPLDFFVCFSSITSVLGNAGQGNYAAANAFLDGLAYYRRSLGLPSLTVNWGPWGEVGMAASMGNREQTRLSSLGIRPIVPAAGMSILADSIGQSSPEIAVIDVNWAKFLQQFPSGLHPTLLSNLVAQTPSESQGSNAIQSPEAIKQQLQEANLEQRQQILARYLQNLVGQYLGYDPSRPPDPYQSLNELGLDSLTSIQLRNKVKAELQIDLPVAKFMGETNIDLLAKTLQEQFTLGSLLAAPASAELNAEEEEMEEITI, encoded by the coding sequence ATGAACAATAGTTACGGAGATCTAGCCAATTTATTTGAACGTCTGGCTCAACTTTCTCCAGAGAAGTTACAACTGTTAGAACTTTTAATCAAGCAAGATCGAGCAAAACTCGAAAATTCCCTTGAGGCTCAATTTAATGGGTTGAATTCGGTAAGTCAGCAAATCCAATCTTACAAACTCAACTGGTGTCCTCTATCGGTGAGCGATCGAGAGCCTAATTGGTCGGAAGGGTCTTGGTTAATTTTGGCAGATAATCAAGGGATAGGGAAAGGATTAGCTGAAAAACTGAAAAGTAAAGGCGATCGCTGTGTTCTAGTTTTTCCTGGTAGTACTTACGAGCGTCTATCTGAAAATACTTTCACTGTCGATCCCGCTCAACCTCAGCACTTTCAGCGCTTGCTATCTGAAAATTCAGTAGCATACCGTGGTGCAATCCATCTCTGGAATCTGGGCGAAACAGCACTAGGGGATATGAGCCTAGAAACTCTATCCCAATCCCAAATTAAAGGTTGTGCTAGCGTTTTGCATCTGGTTCAAGCTTTAGTAGGATCTAGCTCGTCTCAACTTCCTCGATTGTGGCTAGTTACTCGTGGTGCGGTATCTGTAGGCGAGAAAGCCGAACCCGTTCAATTTCCGTCAGCACCGGTTTGGGGATTAGGTCGAACTATTGCCTTGGAACACCCAGAATTGCAATGTACCTGCCTGGATTTGGGGGCTGATGGTCAAGAAATCGAATTTCTCTGGCAACAACTATCTCTTTCCAGTCGCGAAAGCCAGATAGCACAGCGTCATGGCAAGGCTTATGGGGCTAGATTGGGGTTGTATGATGCTGAAAAACCTCAAAATAAACTTTCTGTTGCGGAAAATAGCAGTTATCTAATTACAGGTGGTTTAGGCGGATTGGGAATTAAACTAGCTCAATGGCTAGTCCAACAAGGAGCGCGTAATCTGGTACTAGTAGGACGTAGTAGTGCCTCAACATCCGCACAATCGGCGATCGCTCAACTGGAAGCTAAAGGTGTCAAAGTCATAGTCCTTCAAGCTGATATTTCCAATTTAGACCAGACAAACACGGTATTAGACCAGATTAAAGCTTCTCTACCACCCTTACGAGGAATTATTCACGCTGCGGGAGTCCTGGATGATGGTATCTTAACTCAACTTGACTGGAAACGCTTTGAGCGAGTCATGAGCGTCAAAATGGGAGGTGCTTGGAACCTACATAAATTAACTCAAGGTCTGCCATTAGACTTCTTTGTTTGTTTTTCTTCGATTACCTCAGTTTTAGGAAATGCTGGTCAAGGGAATTATGCCGCAGCTAATGCTTTCTTAGATGGACTAGCTTATTATCGGCGATCGCTCGGATTGCCTAGTTTAACTGTTAACTGGGGACCTTGGGGTGAAGTGGGTATGGCAGCTAGTATGGGAAATCGAGAGCAAACCCGATTATCTAGTTTAGGAATTCGCCCCATAGTTCCAGCCGCAGGAATGTCAATTTTAGCAGATTCTATCGGTCAATCATCACCAGAAATAGCTGTAATAGACGTTAATTGGGCTAAATTTCTTCAGCAATTTCCTTCAGGGTTGCATCCAACATTACTATCCAATCTGGTGGCTCAAACACCGTCAGAATCTCAGGGAAGCAATGCAATCCAAAGTCCTGAAGCAATTAAACAGCAATTGCAGGAAGCAAATCTGGAGCAGCGCCAGCAAATTTTAGCCAGATATCTGCAAAATCTAGTCGGTCAGTATCTAGGATATGACCCATCAAGACCACCAGATCCATATCAATCGCTCAATGAACTAGGACTAGATTCTCTAACTAGCATTCAGTTGAGAAACAAAGTTAAAGCTGAACTACAAATCGATCTACCCGTAGCTAAATTTATGGGTGAAACGAATATAGACCTGTTAGCGAAGACATTGCAAGAACAATTTACTTTGGGAAGTTTGCTAGCTGCACCCGCATCGGCTGAATTAAATGCAGAAGAAGAAGAAATGGAGGAAATCACCATATGA
- a CDS encoding condensation domain-containing protein, whose amino-acid sequence MNVNELLAELSQRNVKLSVDSDSGQLNIRAPKGVLTKELRDSLTESKAEILAFLQTAKTSATPQLVPIERSHSLPLSWTQERLWFLDRLLSDNSCHNLPIAFRIKGLLNQKVMTEAIAEIIRRHEILRTAFIEKDGEPVPVISSDLGWQLPIIDLQTMPPEAREAQAQKIAQEAAQHQFNLSEAPLWSAKLLCLAPDDHVFVLSMHHIVSDGWSLSVFLRELSAIYDAFAAGKPSPLPELPVQYVDFAAWQRRSFTDELLNPQLDCWQELLDGDLVPLQLPTDRPQSASQSYHGEHYEFSFSGNLSQEIKSFAAKEGITLYVMLLAGWQTLFHLYTGQEDLIICSPIAGRNQPETEGAIGYFNNILPMRTKIAGELTFRELLGQIRQFTNVAYANQDVPFQKLATLPNVMRTPLSRALLALQPPPSEALKLAGLAIAPLHIYRGTIDFDLPLFMEDTGENLAGVLYYKTDLFDASTISEIVANFQDLMGKLVANPEQKISDLLKLGSDRAFSTLADVEKPKFFAPRDEIELKLAKIWEKALNIKPIGIRDHFFNNLGGSSLIAVSLFAQIEKAFQRNLPLAVLIQAPTIEQLAGILRQEGLSNSWSSLVPIQPLGSKPPIFFIHAKGGNILTYVDISRYLGVDQPVYGLQAQGIDGRGSFHNSIEEMASHYLKEILSLQPEGPYFLGGLSGGGVIAFEMAQRLIAQGQKVAFLALFDTYNPEYGQMRALADKKYRQQQVGNVNGILHKSKWYRHQVQNLKQFFRIIKHLLQLKGQEKVSFLTEKVDKLKNKIENQLDVIAYKLNPRRNAPLPYPIREAAINQVIVRSVRSYISKPYAGKITLFRANASIYTSSEGLDNDEVGWTKVAGGGLEIHKVPGEHNTLLAEPHVRTLAPILINCLDEAQKLDG is encoded by the coding sequence ATGAACGTCAACGAACTTTTAGCCGAACTATCCCAACGAAATGTGAAATTATCAGTTGATAGTGATAGCGGACAGCTTAATATTCGCGCACCTAAAGGAGTTTTGACTAAAGAGTTACGGGACTCTTTGACTGAAAGCAAAGCGGAAATTTTAGCCTTTTTACAGACAGCCAAGACTAGCGCCACACCTCAATTAGTACCGATAGAGAGATCCCATTCTCTCCCCCTGTCATGGACTCAAGAACGGTTATGGTTTCTGGATCGGCTATTATCTGATAATTCTTGCCATAACCTGCCTATTGCTTTTCGGATTAAAGGCTTGCTGAACCAGAAAGTAATGACAGAAGCGATCGCCGAAATTATCCGCCGTCATGAAATTTTACGGACTGCATTTATTGAGAAAGATGGGGAACCAGTACCAGTTATCTCGTCAGATCTAGGTTGGCAGCTACCAATTATCGATCTGCAAACAATGCCACCTGAAGCACGAGAAGCGCAAGCCCAAAAGATCGCTCAAGAAGCAGCACAACATCAATTCAACCTGTCTGAAGCACCTTTATGGTCTGCTAAGCTCCTATGTTTAGCACCAGATGACCATGTGTTTGTCTTATCCATGCATCACATCGTCTCTGATGGTTGGTCTTTGAGTGTCTTTTTACGAGAGTTGAGCGCTATTTATGATGCTTTTGCTGCGGGTAAACCTTCACCCTTACCAGAACTTCCAGTACAGTACGTTGATTTTGCAGCATGGCAAAGGCGATCTTTTACAGATGAACTTCTCAACCCCCAACTAGATTGCTGGCAAGAACTACTAGATGGGGATCTAGTTCCCTTGCAACTGCCTACTGATCGACCTCAATCTGCCAGTCAAAGTTATCATGGGGAACACTATGAATTTAGCTTTTCTGGCAATCTTAGTCAAGAAATTAAGTCTTTTGCCGCCAAAGAGGGAATCACCCTTTACGTTATGCTGCTAGCTGGGTGGCAAACTTTATTCCATCTGTATACTGGACAAGAGGATCTGATTATTTGTTCTCCTATTGCCGGACGCAACCAACCAGAAACAGAAGGGGCGATCGGATATTTCAATAATATTTTGCCGATGCGAACTAAAATCGCTGGCGAATTGACTTTTAGAGAATTATTAGGGCAAATCAGGCAATTTACTAACGTTGCTTACGCTAACCAAGATGTACCATTTCAGAAGCTAGCTACTTTGCCCAACGTCATGCGTACTCCCTTGAGTCGGGCGCTATTAGCCCTGCAACCACCTCCTAGCGAAGCCCTCAAGTTAGCTGGATTGGCAATCGCTCCTTTACATATTTACCGAGGTACGATTGATTTCGATTTGCCTCTGTTTATGGAAGATACAGGCGAAAATCTAGCTGGAGTTTTGTATTATAAAACCGATTTGTTTGATGCCAGCACTATCTCGGAAATAGTTGCTAATTTCCAGGATTTGATGGGAAAACTGGTGGCGAATCCAGAGCAAAAGATCTCAGATTTACTAAAATTGGGAAGCGATCGCGCCTTTTCAACCCTTGCAGATGTCGAAAAACCTAAGTTTTTTGCCCCCAGAGACGAGATAGAACTCAAGTTAGCCAAAATATGGGAAAAAGCTCTTAATATTAAACCGATAGGGATTAGAGATCATTTCTTTAATAACTTGGGAGGCAGTTCTCTGATTGCTGTTAGCTTATTTGCCCAAATTGAAAAAGCTTTTCAACGAAATCTACCTCTAGCAGTCTTAATCCAAGCGCCAACAATCGAACAATTAGCAGGTATCCTGCGCCAAGAGGGATTATCTAATTCTTGGTCTTCACTAGTACCAATTCAACCCCTTGGTTCAAAACCCCCCATCTTCTTTATTCACGCTAAGGGGGGTAATATCCTGACTTATGTCGATATATCTCGTTATTTGGGTGTAGACCAACCAGTTTATGGCTTACAAGCACAAGGAATTGATGGTAGGGGTAGCTTCCATAATTCTATTGAGGAAATGGCGAGTCACTACCTCAAGGAAATTTTGAGCCTGCAACCGGAAGGACCTTATTTTTTAGGAGGATTATCTGGTGGTGGGGTAATTGCCTTTGAAATGGCTCAGCGACTGATTGCACAAGGTCAAAAAGTGGCTTTTTTGGCTTTATTTGATACCTACAACCCAGAATATGGACAAATGCGCGCGCTAGCTGACAAGAAATATCGACAGCAGCAGGTGGGAAATGTCAATGGTATTCTACACAAAAGTAAATGGTATCGGCATCAGGTGCAAAATCTGAAACAGTTCTTCAGAATTATCAAGCACCTTCTACAACTCAAAGGTCAAGAAAAAGTATCTTTCTTGACCGAGAAAGTTGACAAGTTGAAAAATAAGATTGAAAATCAGCTAGATGTGATCGCCTACAAATTAAATCCGCGTCGAAATGCTCCTTTGCCTTATCCCATAAGAGAAGCAGCCATTAATCAAGTCATAGTGAGATCTGTCCGAAGCTATATCTCAAAACCCTATGCAGGAAAGATCACGCTTTTTCGCGCTAATGCTTCTATCTATACCTCTAGTGAAGGACTAGATAATGATGAGGTAGGGTGGACAAAAGTGGCTGGTGGTGGGTTAGAAATCCATAAAGTTCCTGGAGAACATAATACTTTGCTAGCAGAACCTCATGTGAGAACCTTAGCACCTATCTTAATCAATTGTCTGGATGAGGCTCAAAAACTTGATGGGTAA
- the glyS gene encoding glycine--tRNA ligase subunit beta, whose amino-acid sequence MPSFLLEVGTEELPATFVSEAVEQWRSRIPQSLDSFALSSNKISVYATPRRLAVLITGLPSQQADREEEIKGPPAQAAFKDGQPTPAAIGFARKQGVEIGQLEVRGTDKGDFVFVKKTISGQPATKILQQLVPQWIFGLEGKRLMRWGNGDLKFPRPIRWLVALWDREVLPIELVNAEEIIRSDRLSRTHRVLHPEPVSIPCADSYVESLAAAFVQVDSQIRKQEIEAQIKLAATEIKGCASIYPDLLEEVTNLVEYPTAVVGKFDSRFLELPTEAIATVMVTHQRYFPIFQDDQAEELLPYFITISNGNPDKKAIIAAGNERVIRARLADAEYFYQADLSHSLESYLPKLEKVTFQEELGSVSDKVNRIKTIAQRISQQLNLPKKETQQIQRTAQLCKADLVTQMVGEFPELQGVMGQKYALASGEDLEVATGIFEHYLPQGAGDRLPETIVGQVVGISDRLDTIVSIFGLGMLPTGSSDPFALRRGTNAIINIIWSGNLAINLQQLIEVTAADFSQLRPQTNLSELIAQLQEFWLQRIKTLLQEEKQIDYDLVNAVIGENDLEYSDRVLQNLLDTRDRALFLQTIRNNGTLEKIYPTVNRSTRLAAQGDLDKQQLEPENLVNPQLFDKASERNFYESLIQIVPQTKLAQTESNYQLLVDSLSAIAPVVSSFFDGDDSVLVMDSNPDIKRNRLNLLGLLRNHARILADFGAIVKS is encoded by the coding sequence ATGCCTAGCTTTTTATTGGAAGTTGGTACAGAAGAATTACCAGCAACATTCGTCAGTGAAGCCGTTGAACAATGGCGATCGCGCATTCCTCAATCTCTTGATTCCTTTGCCCTATCATCCAATAAAATATCGGTTTATGCTACTCCTCGTCGGTTAGCTGTGTTAATTACTGGCTTACCTAGTCAACAAGCCGATCGCGAAGAGGAAATTAAAGGTCCTCCAGCCCAAGCAGCATTTAAAGATGGTCAACCGACACCAGCAGCGATAGGGTTTGCGCGCAAGCAAGGGGTAGAAATCGGTCAATTAGAGGTGAGGGGGACGGATAAAGGTGATTTCGTCTTCGTTAAGAAAACTATTTCTGGACAGCCAGCTACGAAGATTTTGCAGCAATTAGTCCCGCAATGGATTTTTGGTTTGGAAGGGAAACGCCTGATGCGCTGGGGAAATGGTGATTTGAAGTTTCCCAGACCGATTCGCTGGTTAGTGGCTTTGTGGGATCGGGAGGTGCTACCGATAGAATTAGTGAATGCGGAAGAGATAATTAGAAGCGATCGCCTCTCACGCACTCATCGGGTTCTCCATCCCGAACCCGTCTCGATTCCCTGTGCTGATAGTTATGTGGAGTCTTTAGCTGCTGCTTTCGTGCAAGTTGACTCCCAAATTCGTAAACAAGAGATAGAAGCTCAAATTAAATTAGCAGCCACCGAAATCAAAGGCTGTGCCTCTATTTATCCCGATTTGTTAGAGGAAGTCACGAATTTAGTTGAGTATCCCACGGCGGTAGTTGGTAAATTTGATAGTAGATTTTTGGAACTACCAACAGAAGCGATCGCAACGGTGATGGTAACTCACCAACGTTATTTTCCCATATTTCAAGACGACCAAGCTGAAGAATTACTGCCTTATTTTATCACCATTTCTAATGGCAATCCCGATAAAAAAGCAATTATCGCGGCTGGAAATGAAAGAGTGATTCGAGCTAGATTAGCTGATGCTGAATACTTCTACCAAGCAGATCTATCTCACTCATTAGAATCTTATTTACCTAAATTGGAAAAAGTTACTTTTCAAGAAGAACTGGGTTCAGTTAGCGATAAAGTAAATCGGATTAAAACTATCGCTCAGCGAATTAGCCAACAACTAAATTTGCCCAAAAAAGAAACTCAACAAATTCAAAGAACTGCCCAATTATGTAAAGCCGATTTAGTTACTCAAATGGTCGGTGAATTTCCCGAACTACAGGGTGTAATGGGACAAAAATACGCTTTGGCTAGTGGTGAAGATCTAGAAGTAGCTACAGGGATATTTGAACATTACTTACCCCAAGGTGCAGGCGATCGCCTTCCCGAAACTATCGTCGGTCAAGTAGTAGGAATTAGCGATCGCCTCGATACCATTGTCAGCATTTTTGGCTTAGGAATGTTGCCTACAGGTTCATCCGATCCTTTTGCTTTGAGACGCGGTACTAATGCTATTATTAATATTATTTGGTCGGGCAACTTAGCGATTAATTTACAACAATTAATCGAAGTAACCGCCGCAGATTTTAGTCAGTTACGCCCCCAAACTAACTTATCAGAATTGATTGCCCAATTGCAGGAATTCTGGTTACAAAGAATCAAAACTCTGCTGCAAGAAGAGAAACAAATTGACTACGATTTAGTTAACGCAGTCATTGGTGAAAACGATCTAGAATACAGCGATCGCGTCTTGCAAAACCTACTAGATACCCGCGATCGAGCCTTATTCTTACAAACCATTAGAAACAATGGCACTCTAGAAAAAATTTACCCCACCGTCAATCGTTCTACTAGATTAGCCGCCCAAGGAGATTTAGACAAACAACAATTAGAACCAGAAAACTTAGTCAATCCCCAACTATTTGACAAAGCCTCCGAACGCAACTTTTACGAAAGTCTGATCCAAATCGTTCCCCAAACAAAATTAGCTCAAACCGAAAGCAACTACCAATTGTTAGTAGATAGCCTCAGTGCGATCGCACCTGTCGTCAGCAGCTTTTTTGACGGCGATGACAGCGTTTTAGTGATGGATTCCAACCCCGATATCAAACGCAACCGTTTAAACCTACTAGGGTTATTACGAAACCATGCCCGAATTTTGGCAGACTTTGGGGCGATCGTCAAAAGTTAA